A genomic region of Marinobacter sp. NP-4(2019) contains the following coding sequences:
- a CDS encoding putative bifunctional diguanylate cyclase/phosphodiesterase: protein MKSPPSPFIAAELEVEDRSIRMLRLQSSLFLLFLSVLVGGLFGILIFLFPEIPLPTNQRIPIPLSLIMLVGGLVGSTIALKILRGHRRTLLLSCDGILAGWLGVTASFLLAFMASIGTHVERHNAAKSTLHHYSAELNHKMEMTVQLFSRVAQRWAALDFNVRRGLTDAGAHWYFRDSPALRALLVLAEDGTQPWRRGKKAEDLFWLIEKVNDQEVSRWIDQTRAAGLTSAWHFPDLSQPSIAMLMITPAHPTKTSFITVLDLEKMLKPDARSAHRDFGISIEHGESALSREPHHGQFDVYERIATDIPNSPRFYLVATSGPVDLLSVAGSLPFVLLVFGLMTSYLLVMGRSLLTIQQEQAAALSLSAQQFRSLFSKSPEPVFAFDCLGTYQAVNPVARGIAGLSVRDMGVVRYHDILTPDTITAHDFKTFDTAFGKAVAGKPQQFDVRFVNAQRRLHDYEIAFVPIVVNGAVTGVFGIVKDITDRVSAQENQRVLQKSLESSDNAVVVVDARDEQLPVIFINPAFSRMTGYEPHEMRSSPIQRLVGPETESTDIEVIRIAITSGAPASLTLKCYRKNGAPFWTQLSLAPVKDEAGAVTHFAALMNDISEKKEQENRLAYQATHDVLTGLANRALFEDRLGHDFELARRNKQMLAVMFIDLDEFKPINDTLGHKVGDALLVSIARALESATRPTDTLARFGGDEFVLLVPDLDDVSEAEDVASRILNTLARPHQVGNHELYISASIGIALQDEAMSSPEKLIQQADMAMYKAKQQGRDTFEVYTGDLDSKLSKRVTLRNDLQEAIRNEQLYLNYQPQVDQNGRFCGLEALVRWKHPIKGFISPADFIPVAEETGQIVHLGRWITTKACQDAKLLLDMELLRGRMSVNLSPLQFHRPRFLSTLQSVLTKTGLPADCLELELTEGILMRDSQGAIEILRALNDMGVTTSIDDFGTGYSSFSYLKDLPVHSIKVDKSFVDNLVTNPKDAAVCKGVITMAREMGLNVVAEGVETREQFDILKQYDCGVYQGYLFARPMDLEDLLPWIHARIGIAGEARV from the coding sequence ATGAAAAGCCCTCCATCACCCTTTATTGCAGCAGAGCTAGAAGTTGAAGATCGCTCAATCAGAATGCTTAGACTACAATCTAGTCTATTTTTGCTGTTCCTGAGCGTACTCGTTGGTGGTTTATTCGGTATATTGATTTTTCTATTCCCGGAGATTCCCCTTCCGACGAATCAACGTATTCCCATACCTCTCAGCCTCATCATGTTGGTCGGCGGTCTCGTCGGTAGTACCATTGCCCTAAAAATACTTCGCGGGCATAGACGAACGCTTCTGCTCAGTTGCGATGGAATCTTGGCTGGCTGGTTGGGAGTGACTGCTTCATTCCTGTTGGCGTTTATGGCTAGCATCGGCACACACGTCGAGCGCCATAATGCCGCCAAATCCACACTCCACCACTACAGTGCAGAACTTAATCATAAAATGGAAATGACGGTTCAGCTTTTTAGCCGTGTAGCTCAACGCTGGGCTGCACTGGATTTCAATGTTCGCCGGGGGCTGACCGATGCTGGAGCGCACTGGTATTTCCGGGATTCTCCGGCCCTGCGTGCGCTGTTAGTGCTGGCTGAGGATGGAACACAACCCTGGAGGCGAGGGAAAAAAGCTGAGGATCTTTTTTGGCTGATCGAAAAGGTCAATGATCAAGAAGTAAGCCGCTGGATCGACCAAACGCGGGCCGCAGGGCTTACCAGTGCTTGGCATTTCCCGGACTTAAGTCAGCCGTCAATCGCGATGTTAATGATTACCCCGGCGCATCCGACAAAGACTAGTTTCATTACGGTGTTGGATCTTGAAAAGATGTTGAAGCCAGATGCCCGCTCAGCACACCGCGACTTCGGGATTTCTATTGAGCATGGCGAATCAGCACTCTCACGGGAACCGCACCATGGGCAATTTGATGTCTATGAACGTATCGCGACGGATATTCCAAACAGCCCTCGTTTCTACCTAGTCGCCACCTCAGGCCCTGTCGATCTGCTGTCGGTTGCCGGGTCTCTGCCTTTTGTTCTACTTGTTTTTGGTTTGATGACCAGTTACCTGCTGGTTATGGGACGCAGCCTTTTAACCATTCAGCAGGAGCAAGCTGCTGCTCTGAGCTTGTCCGCACAGCAATTTCGCTCTCTCTTTTCCAAGTCGCCAGAACCGGTTTTTGCCTTTGACTGCCTGGGAACCTATCAGGCAGTAAATCCGGTAGCTCGTGGGATTGCGGGCCTTTCAGTGCGAGATATGGGCGTTGTTCGTTACCACGACATATTAACACCTGACACCATAACCGCTCATGATTTCAAGACTTTTGACACAGCCTTCGGAAAAGCTGTCGCCGGGAAGCCGCAGCAGTTCGATGTGCGGTTTGTAAATGCTCAGCGTCGGTTGCACGATTACGAAATTGCGTTTGTTCCGATAGTGGTCAACGGCGCCGTAACGGGTGTGTTCGGTATTGTGAAGGATATCACCGACCGCGTAAGCGCCCAGGAGAATCAGCGCGTGCTGCAGAAGAGTCTGGAGTCCAGTGATAACGCGGTTGTCGTGGTGGACGCTCGTGACGAACAGCTGCCCGTGATCTTTATTAACCCTGCGTTTTCTCGAATGACCGGTTACGAGCCGCACGAAATGAGGAGCTCCCCAATACAGAGACTGGTTGGCCCGGAAACAGAGTCAACAGACATTGAGGTCATTCGCATCGCAATAACATCCGGAGCGCCGGCAAGCCTCACCCTGAAGTGCTATCGGAAAAATGGTGCCCCCTTCTGGACCCAGCTGTCCCTGGCGCCCGTGAAGGATGAAGCCGGGGCGGTAACCCACTTCGCAGCACTAATGAATGATATTTCCGAGAAAAAAGAACAGGAAAACAGACTGGCCTACCAGGCGACCCATGATGTCCTCACCGGGCTGGCGAATCGTGCTCTGTTCGAAGATCGACTAGGACATGACTTTGAACTCGCTCGGCGCAATAAACAGATGCTTGCGGTCATGTTTATTGATCTGGACGAATTCAAACCTATTAATGACACTCTAGGGCACAAGGTAGGCGACGCCTTGCTGGTCAGTATCGCCCGGGCTCTGGAGAGCGCCACCCGGCCTACCGATACCCTCGCACGCTTTGGGGGTGATGAATTTGTGCTTTTGGTTCCAGACCTGGATGACGTGTCTGAGGCTGAGGACGTGGCTTCACGCATTCTGAATACCCTTGCTAGACCTCATCAGGTTGGTAACCACGAGCTGTACATTTCCGCCAGTATCGGGATTGCATTACAGGACGAAGCGATGAGCTCTCCGGAAAAGCTCATCCAACAAGCCGACATGGCTATGTACAAAGCCAAGCAGCAAGGGAGGGATACCTTTGAGGTGTACACCGGCGATCTTGATTCCAAACTCTCAAAACGCGTAACTCTACGCAATGATCTCCAGGAGGCGATCAGAAACGAGCAACTCTATCTGAATTACCAGCCGCAGGTAGACCAGAATGGCCGATTCTGTGGTCTGGAGGCGCTGGTTCGCTGGAAACACCCCATAAAAGGCTTTATCTCACCGGCTGACTTCATACCGGTTGCAGAGGAAACGGGGCAGATCGTGCACCTGGGACGATGGATAACGACAAAAGCCTGTCAGGATGCCAAGTTGTTGCTCGATATGGAGCTTCTGAGGGGCCGCATGTCAGTCAACCTTTCACCTCTGCAGTTCCATCGCCCAAGATTCTTGAGCACTTTGCAGTCAGTGCTGACAAAAACGGGGCTTCCGGCTGATTGTCTTGAGCTGGAATTGACCGAAGGCATTTTGATGAGAGACAGTCAGGGCGCCATTGAGATCCTTCGGGCCCTGAACGACATGGGAGTCACCACTTCGATCGATGATTTTGGTACCGGATATTCCAGCTTTAGCTACTTGAAGGACCTGCCCGTCCACAGCATCAAGGTTGACAAATCTTTCGTAGATAATTTGGTGACTAACCCTAAAGATGCTGCCGTTTGTAAAGGCGTTATCACTATGGCTCGGGAAATGGGGCTCAATGTGGTCGCTGAAGGCGTTGAAACACGCGAGCAGTTTGACATCCTGAAACAGTACGATTGCGGTGTCTATCAAGGCTACCTGTTTGCTCGCCCCATGGATCTGGAAGATCTGCTTCCCTGGATACACGCCAGGATCGGCATTGCAGGTGAGGCTCGGGTTTGA